A stretch of Manis javanica isolate MJ-LG chromosome 1, MJ_LKY, whole genome shotgun sequence DNA encodes these proteins:
- the LOC108385803 gene encoding UDP-glucuronosyltransferase 3A2-like, translated as MVSTYQSQEALMEMNNAFTHLSQGVIWSCKSLHWPKDIQLATNVKIVDWLPQNHLLAHPRIRLFVTHGGMNSIMEAIQHGVPMVGIPVLSDQHDNVVRIEVKNLGVSLQLKQLKAEMLALKMKKVIEDKRYKSAAVAASIISRSHPLTPAQRLVGCIDHILQTGGAADIKPYALQHLWHVQYLLDVFLFLLLVTLVPVWLCGKLLGMAAR; from the exons ATGGTGAGCACCTATCAGTCCCAGGAGGCTCTCATGGAGATGAACAATGCCTTTACTCATCTTTCCCAAGGGGTGATATGGTCATGTAAGTCTCTTCATTGGCCCAAGGACATCCAGTTGGCAACAAATGTGAAAATCGTGGACTGGCTTCCTCAGAACCACCTATTGG CTCACCCTCGCATCCGTCTTTTTGTCACCCATGGTGGAATGAATAGCATAATGGAGGCCATCCAACATGGCGTTCCTATGGTGGGGATTCCTGTCCTTTCAGACCAGCATGATAATGTGGTCCGAATAGAAGTCAAAAATTTAGGTGTCTCCCTGCAGTTAAAGCAGCTGAAGGCTGAGATGTTGGCTCTGAAGATGAAGAAAGTCATAGAAGACAAGAG GTACAAATCAGCAGCGGTGGCCGCCAGCATCATCAGTCGCTCCCACCCCCTAACCCCTGCCCAGCGGCTGGTGGGCTGTATTGACCACATCCTCCAGACGGGGGGTGCAGCAGACATCAAGCCTTACGCCTTGCAGCACCTGTGGCATGTGCAGTATCTGTTAGATGTCTTCTTGTTTCTGCTCTTGGTCACCCTGGTCCCCGTGTGGCTCTGTGGGAAACTGCTGGGCATGGCAGCCAGGTAG